One part of the Granulicella arctica genome encodes these proteins:
- a CDS encoding SPFH domain-containing protein: MEVGSGIAIFFFGVGGLVLLVTVLKTLFTVRTATAGVVERFGKFNRIVRPGLHVLIPYAERVFFVDLQVKQAQFSVETKTRDNVFVQIPVSVQYQVLDDKIADSFYRLSAPQKQIESFVFNSILGHVPKLTLDETFEQQSGISVAVKVELDQIMSGFGFNILTALVTDIIPDVKVKAAMNDINAAQRAQVAAQARGEADKILKVKQAEAEAESKALQGKGIAAERQAIIDGLSASIEHFQGAVPGSTSEEVMALVLLTQYFDTLRDIGTRGGTNTLFLPNSPGAAQDLMTQVLAGLRGGAATAASVSKTVVPPPPGV, from the coding sequence ATGGAAGTTGGATCGGGGATTGCGATTTTCTTTTTTGGCGTGGGTGGCCTGGTGCTGCTGGTGACGGTGTTGAAGACGCTGTTTACGGTGCGGACGGCGACGGCTGGGGTTGTGGAGCGGTTTGGGAAGTTCAACCGGATCGTGCGGCCGGGGCTGCATGTGCTGATTCCGTATGCGGAGCGGGTGTTCTTTGTGGACCTACAGGTGAAACAGGCGCAGTTCTCAGTGGAGACGAAGACGCGGGATAACGTGTTCGTGCAGATTCCGGTGAGCGTGCAGTATCAGGTGTTGGATGACAAGATTGCGGATTCGTTTTATCGGCTGAGTGCGCCGCAGAAGCAGATCGAGAGCTTTGTGTTCAACAGCATACTGGGGCATGTGCCGAAGCTGACGCTGGATGAGACGTTCGAGCAGCAGTCGGGGATCTCGGTGGCGGTGAAGGTGGAGCTGGACCAGATTATGAGTGGGTTCGGGTTCAATATTTTGACGGCGCTGGTGACGGATATTATTCCGGATGTGAAGGTGAAGGCTGCGATGAACGACATCAACGCGGCGCAGCGGGCGCAGGTGGCGGCGCAGGCTCGGGGTGAGGCGGACAAGATTCTGAAGGTGAAGCAGGCGGAGGCCGAGGCGGAGAGCAAGGCTCTGCAAGGCAAGGGTATTGCGGCGGAGCGGCAGGCGATCATCGATGGATTGAGTGCGTCGATTGAGCATTTTCAGGGAGCGGTGCCGGGGTCGACGAGCGAAGAGGTAATGGCGCTGGTGCTGCTGACGCAGTACTTCGATACGCTGCGGGATATTGGTACGCGCGGCGGGACGAATACTTTGTTCCTGCCGAATAGTCCGGGGGCGGCGCAGGATCTGATGACGCAGGTGCTGGCTGGGCTAAGGGGTGGTGCGGCGACGGCTGCTTCAGTTAGTAAGACGGTGGTTCCGCCGCCGCCGGGAGTGTAG
- a CDS encoding ParB/RepB/Spo0J family partition protein yields MAATFDPKRRALGKGLESLLPPARVVVPAAPVEAAPAQIQMVWGRPLEIALEMIDRNPMQTRTQFDPVKLGELAKSIAASGVVQPVVVKAMPEGRYQLIMGERRWLASFEAGKATIPAIVREVSDVQAMEMTIVENLQRADLNPIEQARAYARLARDFKMTQEEMAVRTGKDRASVTNFLRLLKLPKEIQDQVERGELTFGHARALLALEETERIEAATKKVIALSMSVRQAESYVAGLLNPEGRVAKEAAPEETMDPNVRDARDLLRQRLGLKVAIEDKHGRGRVIIEYSGLEDFDLILSALGGA; encoded by the coding sequence ATGGCTGCAACATTTGATCCGAAACGACGTGCCCTGGGTAAGGGGCTTGAATCGCTGCTTCCACCGGCTCGGGTGGTGGTGCCGGCTGCTCCGGTGGAGGCTGCTCCGGCGCAGATCCAGATGGTTTGGGGACGGCCGCTGGAGATTGCGCTGGAGATGATCGATCGCAATCCGATGCAGACGCGGACGCAGTTCGATCCGGTGAAGCTGGGGGAGTTGGCGAAGTCGATTGCGGCGAGCGGCGTGGTGCAGCCGGTGGTGGTGAAGGCGATGCCGGAGGGCCGGTATCAACTGATCATGGGCGAGCGGCGTTGGCTGGCTTCGTTTGAGGCGGGCAAGGCTACGATTCCGGCGATTGTGCGCGAGGTGTCGGATGTGCAGGCGATGGAGATGACCATCGTCGAGAATTTGCAGCGCGCGGATCTGAATCCGATTGAGCAGGCGCGGGCGTATGCGCGGCTGGCGCGGGACTTCAAGATGACGCAGGAGGAGATGGCGGTGCGTACGGGTAAGGATCGTGCGAGCGTGACGAATTTTCTGCGATTGCTGAAGCTGCCGAAGGAGATTCAGGACCAGGTGGAGCGCGGGGAGTTGACGTTTGGTCATGCGCGGGCGCTGCTGGCGCTGGAGGAGACGGAGCGGATTGAGGCGGCGACGAAGAAGGTGATCGCGCTGTCGATGTCGGTGCGGCAGGCGGAGAGTTATGTGGCAGGGCTGCTGAATCCGGAGGGGCGTGTGGCGAAGGAGGCGGCGCCGGAGGAGACGATGGATCCGAATGTGCGGGACGCGCGGGATCTGTTGCGGCAGCGGCTGGGGTTGAAGGTGGCGATTGAAGATAAGCATGGGCGGGGGCGTGTGATTATTGAGTACTCGGGGTTGGAGGATTTTGATTTGATTTTGTCGGCGCTTGGTGGGGCTTAG
- a CDS encoding amidohydrolase family protein yields MMRTFFLVLLSLVVCGGARAQGWTQDLAVVGATVYRSPDAEPLRDATVLIRAGKIAAVGKGVTVPAGVATLPCDGCVVFAGFWNNHVHFIESKWVDAEHQPAAKLTEQMQAMLTHSGFTTVVDTAALSLNNTVALRKRVDAGEVLGPRIYTAGLGLFPPHALPFYLNGMPPEVLKEQPQPETPAEAKAAVDRNIEAGSDIVKLFVGSYLTPQKVVVMPLPLARAAADEGHAHGQLVFAHPSNAAGVRRAMEAGVDVLAHAPDTVDGVDDALLRELAAHHMAMIPTLKLFSPSSDIPQIRAIVARFHALGGQLMYGTDTGYLTDYDQSEEYKQLGLTGLSFREVLAMLTTAPAGRFHVGDRVGQVKVGMDGDLTVLSADPAVSGMAAFTRVRYAVRGGRVIYSGQ; encoded by the coding sequence ATGATGCGAACTTTTTTTCTTGTGCTGTTATCGCTGGTTGTGTGTGGTGGGGCTAGGGCGCAGGGCTGGACCCAGGATTTGGCCGTGGTGGGGGCGACGGTGTATCGGTCGCCGGATGCGGAGCCGCTGCGCGATGCTACGGTTTTGATTCGTGCGGGAAAGATTGCCGCGGTGGGCAAGGGCGTGACTGTGCCTGCGGGCGTGGCGACGCTGCCTTGCGATGGGTGCGTGGTGTTTGCGGGGTTCTGGAACAACCATGTGCATTTTATTGAGAGTAAGTGGGTGGATGCGGAGCATCAGCCGGCGGCGAAGCTGACGGAGCAGATGCAGGCGATGCTGACGCATTCGGGCTTTACGACGGTGGTGGATACGGCTGCGTTATCGCTGAATAATACGGTGGCGCTGCGGAAGAGGGTGGATGCGGGTGAGGTGTTGGGGCCGCGGATCTATACGGCGGGACTTGGGCTGTTTCCACCGCATGCGCTTCCGTTCTATCTGAACGGTATGCCGCCGGAGGTGCTGAAGGAGCAGCCTCAGCCGGAGACTCCGGCGGAGGCGAAGGCTGCTGTTGATCGAAATATTGAGGCTGGTTCGGATATTGTGAAGCTGTTTGTGGGGTCGTATCTGACGCCGCAGAAGGTGGTGGTGATGCCGTTACCGCTTGCCAGGGCGGCGGCGGACGAGGGCCATGCGCATGGGCAGCTAGTGTTTGCTCATCCATCGAATGCCGCCGGTGTGAGGCGGGCGATGGAGGCTGGGGTGGATGTACTGGCTCATGCTCCGGATACGGTGGATGGCGTGGACGATGCGCTGTTGCGGGAGCTGGCGGCGCATCACATGGCGATGATTCCTACGCTGAAGCTGTTTTCTCCTAGCTCGGATATTCCGCAGATACGGGCGATCGTGGCGCGGTTTCATGCGCTGGGTGGGCAGTTGATGTATGGGACGGATACGGGGTATTTGACGGACTACGATCAGTCGGAGGAGTACAAGCAGCTTGGGCTGACTGGGCTGAGCTTTCGCGAGGTGCTGGCGATGTTGACGACGGCTCCGGCGGGGCGGTTTCATGTGGGAGATCGTGTGGGACAGGTGAAGGTGGGGATGGATGGGGATTTGACGGTGTTGTCCGCGGACCCGGCGGTGAGTGGGATGGCGGCGTTTACTCGGGTGCGGTATGCGGTTCGGGGTGGGAGGGTGATTTATTCGGGGCAGTGA
- a CDS encoding DUF3617 family protein has product MKLRGEASLSLRVEKDGDSYRVRGRSQDDGSWDTDAAPATRLDDTEKLEIGGKSIPYSCALAIDGGGVLIEMPVGSSYRATSIYGQGWGEYKSETGYLLMTIQGFQVDGHDLYPLSGGVVVEPSIGPPPMKMGLWEVALNLKGNWTESSNGKPKVRRTEEETETIRKCITLDRWRPSIKAPDDSSGCVRTNELLTEKRYSVDVTCAFNYAVTHYDMDFETNEDGHVKDTTTYSPPGEDPSYRETTGVMKFISSDCGAVTPGKPQLVTKSKEVLK; this is encoded by the coding sequence ATGAAGCTAAGGGGTGAAGCTAGTCTTAGTCTGCGTGTGGAGAAGGATGGGGATAGTTATCGCGTCCGCGGTCGATCGCAGGATGACGGTAGCTGGGATACGGATGCGGCTCCGGCTACGCGTCTTGATGACACGGAAAAGCTTGAGATAGGTGGTAAGTCGATTCCTTATAGCTGTGCGCTGGCTATTGATGGGGGCGGCGTACTTATCGAGATGCCGGTGGGTAGTTCATATCGGGCTACGTCGATCTATGGTCAGGGTTGGGGCGAATATAAAAGTGAGACGGGTTATCTCCTGATGACTATTCAGGGGTTTCAGGTGGATGGCCATGACCTTTATCCTTTGTCGGGTGGTGTGGTTGTGGAGCCTTCGATTGGGCCGCCTCCGATGAAGATGGGGCTGTGGGAGGTTGCGCTGAATTTAAAAGGTAACTGGACGGAATCGTCGAATGGGAAGCCGAAGGTTCGAAGGACTGAGGAAGAGACGGAGACGATACGTAAGTGCATTACGCTTGATCGTTGGAGGCCATCGATCAAAGCTCCAGATGACTCGTCTGGTTGTGTGCGAACGAACGAGTTACTGACTGAGAAGCGATACAGCGTTGATGTTACTTGCGCGTTTAACTATGCAGTCACTCATTATGATATGGATTTTGAGACGAATGAAGATGGTCATGTAAAGGACACGACGACTTATTCTCCACCTGGAGAAGACCCGAGTTATAGGGAGACGACAGGAGTTATGAAATTTATAAGTAGCGACTGTGGCGCGGTGACGCCGGGGAAGCCGCAGCTTGTAACAAAGAGCAAAGAGGTTTTGAAGTAA
- a CDS encoding methyltransferase family protein gives MKATGFEFRFRFAIHCLIYFVGFAVYAIDPHAGSSWLLGAVYLLRTGVFTLSSATIALLSVGIAGALAGAWLRTWGAAYLSSSVVKDSAMHGAGVVADGPYRYLRNPLYLGTWLHTWALALLMPVWGAVFTLVAIGIFQVRLILAEEPFLRAKLGEPYGAYCALVPRVLPSVKARVAGAGARARWGQAFLGEIYFWGVAGSFAAVGWLYNTSLLERCVLVSLGVSLVARAFIPKKD, from the coding sequence ATGAAGGCTACGGGGTTTGAGTTTCGGTTTCGGTTTGCGATTCACTGCTTGATTTATTTTGTTGGGTTTGCGGTGTATGCGATTGATCCTCATGCGGGGAGCTCGTGGTTGCTGGGAGCAGTTTATTTGTTGCGGACGGGGGTGTTTACGCTGTCGTCGGCGACGATTGCGTTGCTGAGTGTGGGGATTGCGGGGGCGTTGGCGGGGGCTTGGCTGCGGACTTGGGGGGCGGCTTATCTGAGCTCGTCGGTGGTGAAGGACTCGGCGATGCATGGGGCGGGGGTGGTGGCGGATGGGCCGTATCGCTATCTGCGGAATCCTCTGTATCTGGGGACGTGGCTGCATACGTGGGCGCTGGCGTTGCTGATGCCGGTGTGGGGCGCGGTGTTTACGCTGGTGGCGATTGGGATTTTTCAGGTGCGGCTGATTTTGGCGGAGGAGCCGTTTCTGCGGGCGAAGCTGGGTGAGCCGTATGGGGCTTACTGTGCGCTGGTGCCGCGGGTGTTGCCTTCGGTGAAGGCTCGGGTTGCGGGGGCGGGTGCGCGGGCGCGGTGGGGACAGGCGTTTTTGGGGGAGATTTATTTTTGGGGTGTGGCGGGATCGTTTGCGGCGGTGGGGTGGTTGTACAACACGAGCTTGCTGGAGCGGTGTGTGTTAGTGTCGCTGGGAGTGTCGCTGGTGGCGCGGGCGTTTATTCCGAAGAAAGATTGA
- a CDS encoding GIY-YIG nuclease family protein, with protein sequence MYYAYIVASRSHNFYVGVTSDLMKRVWQHKEGIFEGYSKRYKCNRLVWFGAVLDAIAREKQLKGWSRVKKIGLIERQNPVWLDLSEGWGEEMVLPQQR encoded by the coding sequence ATGTATTACGCATACATCGTTGCCAGTCGGAGTCACAACTTTTATGTGGGTGTTACCTCTGATTTGATGAAGCGGGTTTGGCAGCATAAGGAAGGGATCTTCGAGGGGTATTCGAAGCGGTATAAGTGCAATCGGTTGGTCTGGTTTGGGGCTGTGTTGGATGCGATTGCGAGGGAGAAGCAGTTGAAGGGTTGGAGTCGGGTTAAGAAGATTGGTTTGATTGAGAGGCAGAACCCCGTCTGGTTGGATTTGAGTGAGGGTTGGGGTGAAGAGATGGTGTTGCCGCAGCAGAGGTAA